The DNA sequence AACTTCATCTTTTACCCTTCCGTCATTCACAAAATAATCGTAGTAGGCATCTTTATTTTTTGTCAGGCTGACCTGAGTATTGAATAAGGTAAGCTTATGATACACCTGATCATTAACACTTGCCTGATAGTTCAGCCCTGTATTGAAAATCAACCTTCCCAAACCGATATTGTTCTGTATGGATGCCCCCAACAAAATAGATGAAGTAGGCGTGTATCGCTTAGGAATGAATTTATAGTAATTAAAAGGAAGCAAAAGCCTCGGGAAATTCAAAGATGCCTGAGCTGATATCTCATAGGCGGCAACTCTTTTATCAATATCCTTGGTACTTCTGATCGATCCAAATGTTCCTGAAAGACTCGTTGAAAGGTTTTCTGCCCCTCTGAAAACGTTTCGGGTCGTAAGGTCTACGGAAGGAGAGATACCGAGATTTAAGACCTGAGAATAATTGATATCTGTTCCCAGTTTAAATTCGTACTTCGGAAGCGGTTTTAATACATATAATAAATCAACAATACTGTCGTTAGGTGAAGCCATTCCTCCTTGTCTCAGGGAATCTCTTGCCTTAACGATGCTGAAATTGTTCATGGCCAAAAGGTTTCTCTTGGTTACATCAAGTTTAGTCTGATCAAAAACTTTTTTACTGTCCGGAATAATAGCTCTCCATATAGATGAAAGTTTATATTTATCATTCATCGTATGGAACCTTATTCTTCTTAAGCTGTCTTTTTTTGTATTTTTAGGGTAATCACCAGGCTCATCTACAATGGCAACATCTATATTTCCGAAAGTTGAAATCTTATAAGGTGTATCCAGAGAGTCTTTATGGATTTCCAGTGTCAAAGGAATCTGCTTTCTGCTTTTAAGAGAATCTGCCACAAAATAAACCTCATCATTGGAGGCGTTGAATCTGTAGAAACCAAACTCTCTCATCATATCAGTAATTCGGGTTACCTCTCTCTCCAGAACGGTCTGATCAAGTATCTGCCCGGATCTCACAAGACTTTTGTTCAGATTATAATTGTAGTAGCCTTTGATCCCCTGATCCGGAATATTGTAAAAATAATCCTTGATCATGGTAGGATCGTTATGTTTAATAGAATAATTAACGGTTGCTTTTTTTGAAGCAGAATCCAAATTATGTTTAAAGGTTACGTCTGCATCCCAATATCCTCTGTAAGTAAGCCTTTTTTTAATAGACTCAGCACTTTTTTCACTTCTGGTCTGGTCAAGAATTACGGGCGGTGTTCCCCAATTATGCAATAAACGATCGAACAGCAAACTTTTTCCGACACTGCTTTTCATATTATATTTAAGGAATAAAGAGTCTCTCAGCTTCTGATTTCTCATCTCACCGGGATAGGTCATGTATTCATTAAGTATCGTATCATATTTCGGATCAGCCATATTATACAGAAGAAGACTTAATGGCATGAAAAGGAATTGCTTTTTATTGGGCTTTTGCTGAATATAATCTTTCAGTTCCTCATCGAAAAATTCTTTCTTATCCTCGAATCCTAATGTGTTCTTGGTAAGCAGATATTCGCCTTCAGGAACTTTTTTTGTTGTACTACAAGCATAAAGGAGACCAACAAATGTTGCAAATGAGATAATTTTATAATATTTTTGAGGAGAATTCTTATAATGCTTACAGCTCATACAATAAAAGTTTTACAATCTTTAGATAAAAAGAAGTTCAGACAAAAATACAATTTGTTTTTGGTTGAAGGTAATAAAATCATTTGTGAACTTTTTAATTCTAACTTTAAAGTTAAAGAAATATTTTCAACCGATCCACAAAAATTGGACCGTACTGATATTCCCGTTATCCATATCTCTGAAAATGAATTAAAAAAAATCAGTTTTCTTAAAACGCCGAAAGATTCCGTAGCGGTATGTTATCTTGCGGAGGAAGAAAAGTTGGCGGATAAGAATATACAGCTGGTTTTGGATGGAATACAGGATCCCGGAAATTTAGGAACGATTATACGACTGGCAGACTGGTTCGGAATAGAACAGATTATCTGTAGTGAAGATACCGTGGATGTCTACAATCCGAAGGTGATTCAGGCTACTATGGGCTCTTTTACCAGAGTTAATATGGTGTATACTGATCTTGTGGAATATCTTTCTGAAACGGAAAATATAAATATCGGGACGGATATGGAAGGGGAGAACATCTACACGTTTGATAAACCTGAAAAAATCAATCTGATCTTAGGAAATGAAGGAAACGGAATGAGACCGGAAACCGAGAAGCTTTTACAAAAAAGTATCAGTATTCCGAGATTTGGAAAATCCCAGTCTACAGAAAGCCTGAATGTTTCAATGGCTGCGGGGATTATTTTAGGGCAGTTATTTTCAAAATAAAGATTTAAAAATTAGGGCCCAGGAAGTGAAAATGTAAAACTATTTTCTAAATCCTAAGCCCTAATTCCTTAAATCAGTTGTTCCATACTGGAAACACTTTTATTTTTCTGATATACTTCCATCTTTTTTCTGACATACTTCAATGCTATAGGCGCAAGGTAGATCAATGCAGCACCAATAAGCTTTTTCTTCCAGTTGGAGCTCTTCATGTTCTTTTTGGCGTAATTTCCTACAATAGCGGTAACTCCTAGTTTAACAAGGCTGTCTGTAATATTACCACCTTTGAAAGCGGAGCTTGCAATCCCTACAGCGGTATTTTTGTTAATCAGCAAATCTTTTACTTCTGAGGTAAGCTGCTTGGCAATGACGTCCTTTCTCAGAACTACTTTTTCATCACCGTCTTCATCTATCTTTTCCTGAAGGTACTGATCACTTAATCCGTTGGTAAAGGCACTCAGGCTTTCCTTCGTATTTTTGAAGGTAAGAAGATTCTCCAGATCACTTATTTCACCTTGAAGCAGTTTTTTCTTTCTTCTTAATTCTTCTATGCTCTCGTATTTTCTGCCCATAGTTTAATGATTTAAAAATTTAATAACCTGATCTGCAACAGTATTTACGATCTTAGTTTTGAAGGCAACAACGAATGCCATTACCAGTGCATAGAATGCAGCAACAATTAAGAATCCGTAAGAGTAATTATCCAGTGCCTTTCCGATAAGGAAAGCGATTCCAAAATTGAAAAGGATAATAAAAAAAGCAAAAGCAACAAGCAGTACTACAAAGTAAGTAATGAGCCCGGCAGAAAGAGACGACTTTTCAGTTGCTTCAATTTTCAGAAGATCTATTCTCTTGGAGGCGTATTCTTTAATAGTTTCTATCATTGTTTTTTTTTAAAGTTACAAAAAAAGGAACTTTTGCACAAAAGTTCCTTTCTGTAATTTACTTAAAAAGATAAATTACTTATTTTTTTAGATCGTTCAGTTCTGCTTCTACATCTTTTGCCAAATCTGCAGTTTTAGAAACAATCTGATCTTTATATTTGTCATATCCGTCTTTCACAGTATGTGCTACGCTGCTTGCCGTTTCTTTGAAAGTAGAAGAAATATTGCCATATTGGTCTTTTACTTTTTCAGAAACCTCTCCGTATTTATTTTTAGCCTGATCTTTAAGATCATTTGCTTTATCCTTGATTTTTTTTCTGGTTTCTTTACCTTCTTCCGGTGCATAAAGCATTCCTAAGATTACACCTGCCGCAGCACCTGCAAGAAGTCCTGCCAATATACCTGCTGTATTATTTCCTTTTCTAGACATTTTAAGTTTTTTAATAATTAATAATAAGATTAGTTTTTACAGTAATAAAACTTACAATTTGTATACCAAAGGAGGCTGGGAGCCTATTAAAAATTGTTAAATCTTTTCGATGTGAGATAAAATAAGCTCTATAGTTTCTTCTTTGGTCAGTTCCGAATTATCAATAACGGTAGCGTCGTCAGCCTGCTTCAAAGGGGCTATTTCACGCTCGCTGTCAATCTTATCTCGTTCTATAAGGTTCTGCTTTACCTGTTCTTTATCTGCTTCAATTCCCAGGCCCTGCAGTTCCAGAAACCTTCTGTTAGTTCTTTCGTCAATGCTGGCAGTAAGAAAGAATTTATAGTCTGCATTTGGCAGAACTACTGTCCCAATGTCACGTCCGTCCATAATGACACCTCCTTTTTCTGCCAAAGTGCGCTGTGACTGCAGCAAAAAGTCTCTTACTTCTTTCTGTTTGGCCACAAGGCTTACATTGTCAGATACTATATTGGTACGGATTTCTTTAGAAATATCCGTGTCATTAAGGAAAAGAATAAGAGTTCCGTCGTTATTTTTAAACTCAAGGCTGATCTGGTCTAAAGAAGAGAATAATGTATTCAGATCAATTCCTCCATTTTCGTCCAGACAATGCTGCAATGCATACCAGGTAACTCCTCGATAGAGAGCTCCTGTGTCCATATGAATAAGTCCCAGTTTATCTGCAATGATTTTAGAGATAGAACTTTTTCCGGTAGACGAGTACCCATCGATAGCAATTACAGGTTTTTTCATACTGCAAATTTCAAGATTTTTTCTTAAAAATCAAGAGGAAGTAAGAAAAATTCAGAATAATTAAGAAAATTTAAGCCGGAATATTATTCTCCTCTATGACTTGAAAGGTCCATAGAAATTCCTATCTGATTGACATTGGAAGAGTTGTGATATCTTACGTGTGCATAATCTATACGGAATCTGGAAACTTTTACTCCAAATCCTGCAGAAAGTCCTGAGAAGTTTCTCTGATCTGCAACCGCCAGTTCATTTCCTCTTTTTACATTATATCCCAACCGGATGTTGAAATTCTTTTCCGGAAACAATTCAGCGCCCAATGAAAAGTGGTCTGCAATTTTTCTGCCGGCATTCACTTTCTGTCCGTCCAGGTTATATTCTGAAGAAATATCGAACTTCTGAAGATCATGCGCCGTAATGGTAATCGCAAGAGGGAAGTTCTTGATGATTTTGGTATACCCCAGATCAATTCTGAAAGGAAGATTTTCTCTTGTTCCATTGAATGACTTCAGCTGGAAACCAAAATTTCTCATCACCAAAGAAAGTACTTCTTTGTTCTTTTTATTATGATAGGTAACTCCCGCTGTTCCTGAAATTGCGGAAGAAGTATAGTTGTCAATTTTTGAGGTAACGAAATTAAGTCCTCCACCAATCGTCCAGTCTTCTTCAAACTGGTAGGCATAGCCTGCGCCAATGGCTACATCCGAAGCTTTGAACTCTCCGTTTTCAAAACCGCTTTCATCCGTTCTCGGTGTACTTCCATAGCTCATATACCTGGCATTGATGGTAGCCATGTGGCCATTATCAAAGTCTTTGGCATAAGCAATAGTTCCGTATTTTGAATCGGCAAGATAAGCTGTTGCGTTTACAGAAAGCTGTTTGTCAGAATCTCTATTTAACAGGGCAGGGTTTGCAATAGCAAAGGAAACATCATAATCTCTTATCGAAATTGCATCACCACCCAAAGCAGCCTGTCTTGCAGATACAGGTACATTTAAGAACGGATAAACATTTGTTCCTGTTTGCGCATAAGAAACAATTCCTGATAGAAATAATGAAAAAATGATAATTTTCTTCAACTCAATTTATAATTAATGCAAAAATAATCCTTTTTCGTACTTTTCAAAATATTTCTTACATTATTTCTATTTAATATTTTTCTTTTATCAAAATTTTTAATGATTATATTTGCAAAAGCAAAATCGGGGTAGACCCACACTAATAAAAAGTTACTAAAAATAAAAGATGAAATATAAAAGAATCCTTCTGAAACTGAGCGGTGAGGCCTTAATGGGAAACAGACAATATGGTATTGATACCGAAAGACTACAGGAATATGCTGTTGAGATCAAGAAAGTAGTCGAAAAAGGCTGTGAAGTTGCGATCGTGATTGGAGGAGGAAATATCTTCCGTGGTGTTGCAGGAGCTGCAAAAGGAATGGACAGAGTGCAGGGAGATTATATGGGAATGCTGGCTACTGTCATCAATGGCATGGCGTTGCAGGGAGCATTGGAAGATGCAGGAATCAAGACAAGACTTCAGTCTGCTATTGAAATGGATAAAGTAGCTGAACCTTTCATCAAAAGAAGAGCGGTAAGACACCTTGAAAAAGGAAGAGTAGTAATCTTCGGAGCAGGAACAGGAAACCCTTACTTTACTACAGATACAGCGGCTACTTTAAGAGCAATCGAAATTGGAGCGGATGTAATCTTAAAAGGAACAAGAGTAGACGGCATCTATGACAGTGATCCTGAAAAAAATGCTGATGCTGTAAAATACAATTCATTATCGTTCGATGAAGTATTTGAAAAAAATCTTAAGGTAATGGATATGACTGCCTTTACTTTGAGCCACGAAAACAAATTGCCAATCATCGTATTCGATATGAATAAAGACGGTAACCTGTCAAAAATTGTAGACGGAGAAAATGTAGGTACTTTGGTTGATTTATAATCAATTTATTAGAAAAAATATAAAAAACACCTGCCACGATTATCGTGACAGGTGTTTTGTTTTTATAGCAATTGTAATACCTATTTATCTGCTTCAATATTTTGCGTTGCATTTTCCTTTTCAACTAGAGTGTAATGGGAGAAAACCCATTCAATGATCTGATTTATAATTTTCATGATCATCTCAAACTCGGTGACGGCAGTTACTCCCGGTACCAGTTTCACAACGTCCGGTTTGGGCAATGGCTTTGGTAGAATAAGACCGGTCACCTGAGGATCAGATCCGGTTGCAGGAATACCATTATACATGCCCACATGCTGTACTGATAACTGAAGCATATAATCCTGTAAGGTTGCCGGAGGTGTTTTGATGCTGATCGAGGAGCTGCTTGAGTGCTGCAGTTGGCCCGGAAGTGATTGGTTTTGTATCCTTGTATAGCTGGCTCCTGATTTTGAAGAATCATCAATAGCCATCTTCTGTAAAGCTTTTAATATGGAGGCCGTCATATTGGTAGTAGCCTGTCCATATATAGTTGCAATTTTTTCCAGTTCTGATACCTGCCACGCATGAGGGACAACATCCAGATCATTCCAGTGCATGGTATTCCAGCTTTGGTAAGTGCCTGATTGTTGCTGCCATCCTGGTGGCAATGGCGGGAATTTGCTGTTGAACAGGCTGGCAAATGCTGCCTCACCCGGAGTTGGCCCGGCGGTAGGATATACAAGTGTTACACCGAATGCATTCAGATCTTTATTTTCTTTCAGATAAAGAGCAAGGGTAGGTGATAATGCTCCTGCAAGACTGTGTCCGCAAAATATAATAGCTGTACCCGGTTCCGGATTTAAGCCTGCAAGAAACTGCTGCAGTGTAGTTTTAGGTGAAGCTGCAGAATCCGGGCTCTCAAGTCCGAGAAGGATACTTACACCGGTAGCAGTACCTTTTGAAATATAAGGATCGGTGCCATTATAAGCTGACGGAGTGAAATTGGAAGGATTGTAAGTCGTCCAGTTTACCACTTCTGAAACTGAGAAATCTTCTGTTTCCCAATCGTAAAGGGATGATGGATTAGTTGCTGCAATAGCTACGACATAAGCAGGCAATGTAGGGCCTCCCGGAAATGCAACAGCCTCACATTTAACTACGTATAATGCATTATCTGCAACTCCTGTAGGAACTCCCTTTTCATTTTTTTCCTCGATCAGAGCAGGGCCCCAGACAAGATCCCAGCTTCCTAATTCCGATAGAACTGAAGGGTTAGCTGTGGAAGGTGTTTTCTGATCCATCATTTTAACCGGAGGAACATTGTTAAAATAATAGGATAAATCATATTGAAGCTGTTGTTGCAGCTGGATACCAAAACCGTTGTAGCCTCCTGCGCGGTTGGCAAGACCTGCCATACCAAATACTTGTTGATAGGCATCTAAAGATGGATTTGTCATAATGTGATTGGTTTAAATTAGTTTATAAAGTGATGATGAATTCTTTTACATGAAATTCTCTTTTGTGTGATATTATAATCTCTGTTGAGAGCTTTACTAAATGATAAAGTAAAATAAGCCATAAAAAATGGCTTGTAAATCAGTAGAAATAACCAAAATATCCTATAGGTATTTGTACCGGAAGACTTCATGTAGGATCATTAAAAGCCATCTTCTTTTTTCAAAACAGAGCCAAGTACACAAAATCCATCTGTGAAATACCTATTATTCAAAAACAATCATTATTTTTGCAGCACTGAATAGAAAAAAATAGTTTAAAACAGTGAAAGAACACTGATGCTTACAGGATTTTCAGGCTTTAACTAGTTGATATTCAGGTTATTAATAGATGTGTAATTTATCAAACTTTAATATAATAATGGAAGAATTAGATCTTATATTAGAATCTGTAAAACAAGACATGGATGCAGCTGTAAAGCACCTGGATCACGCATTTCAAAGAATTAGAGCAGGACGTGCTTCTACATCAATGGTTCAGGATGTAATGGTAGAATACTATGGAGCAATGACTCCTATCAACCAGGTTGCGAATGTTTCTGTTCCGGATGCAATGACAATCTCTATTCAACCTTGGGACAGAACTGCAATCAATGCGATTGAGAAAGCGATCATCAATTCAAACTTAGGTTTTGCACCTTCTAACAACGGAGAAAACATTATTCTGAATGTTCCGCCTTTAACAGAGGAAAGAAGAAAAGAACTTGCAAAACAGGCTAAAGTGGAAACTGAGAACACTAAAGTAACGGTAAGAAACGCCAGACAGGACGGTTTGAAAGAACTTAAAAAGTTAGATGGTGTTTCTGAAGATGTGGTAAAAGGAGTGGAAGAAGAAATCCAGACTTATACCGACAAATATGTAAAGCTTTGCGATGAGCATCTTAAGACAAAAGAAGCTGAAATTATGAAAGTATAATTTTCAGTTGTTGAAAATAATAAAGAGGTTTCCGATGGGAGCCTCTTTTTTTTCTTCCGGATAAGCTGGTTATATTGCTTTTAAACTATGTATTTGGTTTTTTTGTTTAGAACTTTATCGTAAAGAGGTCACATTCCATAATATATTGGTGAGTATTTACGTTAATTCATTATATTTATAGAATTATTCCTGCAGACTTAACTTAAAACAGGAAATTAAACATTTTAAAAGTGATGACGAAGATTATTGGTGTAGGCAACTACATACCATCTGAAACGATAACCAATCTGTTTTTTGATAAGCATATTTTTCTTAATGAAAAGGGTATATTATTAACAGAAAATAATACATCTATTACAGATAAATTAAAAAAAATTACGGGTATTGAAGAAAGAAGATATGCTCATAGTACTGAGGTTACTTCAGATCTTGGATTTATTGCAGCAAAGGCTGCCATTGAAAATGCAGGAATAGATCCTGAGACATTAGACTATATTATTTTTGCCCATAATTTTGGAGATGTTCGTATTGGAACAGTTCAATCCGATGCGGTTCCAAGCCTTGCGGCAAGGGTAAAGCATTTATTAGGAATCAGAAATAACTTCTGCGTGGCGTATGATGTTCTTTTTGGATGTCCCGGCTGGATTGAAGGTGTGATACAGGCTAATGCATTTATTAAAGCCGGTATGGCTAAACGATGTCTGGTGATTGGCGGGGAAACTCTTTCCCGTGTAGTGGATATTCATGACAGAGACAGTATGATCTATGCTGATGGAGCAGGAGCGGCCGTACTGGAAGTAAACAATGATGATGACTCCGGAATAAAGGCTCATTTGTCAGCTTCTTATACCTTTGAAGAGAAAGATTATCTGTATTTTGGGAAATCTTATAACAATGATAAATGCCAGGATACAAAATATATCAAAATGGATGGACGTAAAATATATGAATTCGCCCTCATAAATGTTCCGGATGCCATGAAAAAATGTCTGGACAGCAGTGGATATTCCATTAGTCAGTTAAATAAAATTATCATTCATCAGGCTAATGAAAAAATGGATGAAGCTATTGTTAACAGGTTCTACCAATTGTATAATACACCGGTTCCTGAAAATATAATGCCTATGGTCATTCATAAACTTGGAAACAGCAGCGTGGCGACCATTCCGTCTTTGCTGACTATGATTTTAAAGGATGAACTTGAACATCATAAAATCCAGAAAGATGATGTGGTATTATTTGCTTCTGTGGGTGCAGGAATGAATATCAATGCTTTTGTATATAAGTTTTAAGCTTAAAAATTTAAATTTTCAATACTAAAAATAAAAAAGAGGTTTCCGATTGGAAGCCTCTTTTACTTTTACAGACATTTTATAGGTTCTTTCTGGTCTTTATGTTTTAGCAGCAATTGATATGTTTTATACAATTCATTCGTATCACATTGAATTTCTTTGTTTGGAATGTTATCAGGAGCGGTTTTTTCTTTCTGATCAGATTTTATGCTGTAT is a window from the Chryseobacterium indologenes genome containing:
- a CDS encoding BamA/TamA family outer membrane protein gives rise to the protein MSCKHYKNSPQKYYKIISFATFVGLLYACSTTKKVPEGEYLLTKNTLGFEDKKEFFDEELKDYIQQKPNKKQFLFMPLSLLLYNMADPKYDTILNEYMTYPGEMRNQKLRDSLFLKYNMKSSVGKSLLFDRLLHNWGTPPVILDQTRSEKSAESIKKRLTYRGYWDADVTFKHNLDSASKKATVNYSIKHNDPTMIKDYFYNIPDQGIKGYYNYNLNKSLVRSGQILDQTVLEREVTRITDMMREFGFYRFNASNDEVYFVADSLKSRKQIPLTLEIHKDSLDTPYKISTFGNIDVAIVDEPGDYPKNTKKDSLRRIRFHTMNDKYKLSSIWRAIIPDSKKVFDQTKLDVTKRNLLAMNNFSIVKARDSLRQGGMASPNDSIVDLLYVLKPLPKYEFKLGTDINYSQVLNLGISPSVDLTTRNVFRGAENLSTSLSGTFGSIRSTKDIDKRVAAYEISAQASLNFPRLLLPFNYYKFIPKRYTPTSSILLGASIQNNIGLGRLIFNTGLNYQASVNDQVYHKLTLFNTQVSLTKNKDAYYDYFVNDGRVKDEVFGNYFMFNPETAQTGQDYKDGKLSVDEVSKKIIENDAYRGSLDQQGRDLLTAFTGTLVNKDRQTQDVLISSMIYNFVYSEIGKKEYPNAFYFNGKVELAGNILSLFNKKGNDGGVVTGPQKTIFGLPYAQFIKFDIDARKYFKFNGNQTLVLRQFIGVGIPYGNSQDMPIIKSYFNGGSNDIRAWVAFGGLGPADSQVDERVRTYMTDNLKLTTNIEYRIPFNKTYEGALFTDIGNTWSLRNYNDGYGDEFKFNKFLKQVGIGSGFGLRVNIAYVTARIDLAYKIYDPNKPDGDRWRFKYIQPFKPTVNIAFGYPF
- a CDS encoding TrmH family RNA methyltransferase, with translation MLTAHTIKVLQSLDKKKFRQKYNLFLVEGNKIICELFNSNFKVKEIFSTDPQKLDRTDIPVIHISENELKKISFLKTPKDSVAVCYLAEEEKLADKNIQLVLDGIQDPGNLGTIIRLADWFGIEQIICSEDTVDVYNPKVIQATMGSFTRVNMVYTDLVEYLSETENINIGTDMEGENIYTFDKPEKINLILGNEGNGMRPETEKLLQKSISIPRFGKSQSTESLNVSMAAGIILGQLFSK
- a CDS encoding phage holin family protein, with amino-acid sequence MIETIKEYASKRIDLLKIEATEKSSLSAGLITYFVVLLVAFAFFIILFNFGIAFLIGKALDNYSYGFLIVAAFYALVMAFVVAFKTKIVNTVADQVIKFLNH
- a CDS encoding YtxH domain-containing protein; protein product: MSRKGNNTAGILAGLLAGAAAGVILGMLYAPEEGKETRKKIKDKANDLKDQAKNKYGEVSEKVKDQYGNISSTFKETASSVAHTVKDGYDKYKDQIVSKTADLAKDVEAELNDLKK
- the cmk gene encoding (d)CMP kinase, with product MKKPVIAIDGYSSTGKSSISKIIADKLGLIHMDTGALYRGVTWYALQHCLDENGGIDLNTLFSSLDQISLEFKNNDGTLILFLNDTDISKEIRTNIVSDNVSLVAKQKEVRDFLLQSQRTLAEKGGVIMDGRDIGTVVLPNADYKFFLTASIDERTNRRFLELQGLGIEADKEQVKQNLIERDKIDSEREIAPLKQADDATVIDNSELTKEETIELILSHIEKI
- the porQ gene encoding type IX secretion system protein PorQ, coding for MKKIIIFSLFLSGIVSYAQTGTNVYPFLNVPVSARQAALGGDAISIRDYDVSFAIANPALLNRDSDKQLSVNATAYLADSKYGTIAYAKDFDNGHMATINARYMSYGSTPRTDESGFENGEFKASDVAIGAGYAYQFEEDWTIGGGLNFVTSKIDNYTSSAISGTAGVTYHNKKNKEVLSLVMRNFGFQLKSFNGTRENLPFRIDLGYTKIIKNFPLAITITAHDLQKFDISSEYNLDGQKVNAGRKIADHFSLGAELFPEKNFNIRLGYNVKRGNELAVADQRNFSGLSAGFGVKVSRFRIDYAHVRYHNSSNVNQIGISMDLSSHRGE
- the pyrH gene encoding UMP kinase; amino-acid sequence: MKYKRILLKLSGEALMGNRQYGIDTERLQEYAVEIKKVVEKGCEVAIVIGGGNIFRGVAGAAKGMDRVQGDYMGMLATVINGMALQGALEDAGIKTRLQSAIEMDKVAEPFIKRRAVRHLEKGRVVIFGAGTGNPYFTTDTAATLRAIEIGADVILKGTRVDGIYDSDPEKNADAVKYNSLSFDEVFEKNLKVMDMTAFTLSHENKLPIIVFDMNKDGNLSKIVDGENVGTLVDL
- a CDS encoding lipase family protein — encoded protein: MTNPSLDAYQQVFGMAGLANRAGGYNGFGIQLQQQLQYDLSYYFNNVPPVKMMDQKTPSTANPSVLSELGSWDLVWGPALIEEKNEKGVPTGVADNALYVVKCEAVAFPGGPTLPAYVVAIAATNPSSLYDWETEDFSVSEVVNWTTYNPSNFTPSAYNGTDPYISKGTATGVSILLGLESPDSAASPKTTLQQFLAGLNPEPGTAIIFCGHSLAGALSPTLALYLKENKDLNAFGVTLVYPTAGPTPGEAAFASLFNSKFPPLPPGWQQQSGTYQSWNTMHWNDLDVVPHAWQVSELEKIATIYGQATTNMTASILKALQKMAIDDSSKSGASYTRIQNQSLPGQLQHSSSSSISIKTPPATLQDYMLQLSVQHVGMYNGIPATGSDPQVTGLILPKPLPKPDVVKLVPGVTAVTEFEMIMKIINQIIEWVFSHYTLVEKENATQNIEADK
- the frr gene encoding ribosome recycling factor gives rise to the protein MEELDLILESVKQDMDAAVKHLDHAFQRIRAGRASTSMVQDVMVEYYGAMTPINQVANVSVPDAMTISIQPWDRTAINAIEKAIINSNLGFAPSNNGENIILNVPPLTEERRKELAKQAKVETENTKVTVRNARQDGLKELKKLDGVSEDVVKGVEEEIQTYTDKYVKLCDEHLKTKEAEIMKV
- a CDS encoding 3-oxoacyl-ACP synthase III family protein, whose product is MMTKIIGVGNYIPSETITNLFFDKHIFLNEKGILLTENNTSITDKLKKITGIEERRYAHSTEVTSDLGFIAAKAAIENAGIDPETLDYIIFAHNFGDVRIGTVQSDAVPSLAARVKHLLGIRNNFCVAYDVLFGCPGWIEGVIQANAFIKAGMAKRCLVIGGETLSRVVDIHDRDSMIYADGAGAAVLEVNNDDDSGIKAHLSASYTFEEKDYLYFGKSYNNDKCQDTKYIKMDGRKIYEFALINVPDAMKKCLDSSGYSISQLNKIIIHQANEKMDEAIVNRFYQLYNTPVPENIMPMVIHKLGNSSVATIPSLLTMILKDELEHHKIQKDDVVLFASVGAGMNINAFVYKF